The following are from one region of the Theropithecus gelada isolate Dixy chromosome 6, Tgel_1.0, whole genome shotgun sequence genome:
- the SCGB3A2 gene encoding secretoglobin family 3A member 2, whose amino-acid sequence MKLVTIFLLVTIGLCSYSATAFLFNKAPLPDDKLVPLPLDNIPQLMDPLKLLLKTLGISVEHLLEGLKKCVNELGPEASEAVKKLLEALSHLV is encoded by the exons ATGAAGCTGGTAACTATCTTCCTGCTGGTGACCATTGGCCTTTGTAGTTACTCTG CTACTGCCTTCCTCTTCAACAAAGCGCCCCTTCCTGATGACAAGTTGGTACCTTTACCTCTGGACAACATTCCTCAGCTTATGGATCCATTAAAGCTTCTTCTGAAAACTCTGGGCATTTCTGTTGAGCACCTTCTGGAGGGGCTAAAGAAGTGTGTGAATGAGCTGGGACCAGAGGCTTCTGAAGCTGTGAAGAAACTGCTG GAGGCGCTATCACACTTGGTGTGA